A single Perognathus longimembris pacificus isolate PPM17 chromosome 17, ASM2315922v1, whole genome shotgun sequence DNA region contains:
- the Rnf135 gene encoding E3 ubiquitin-protein ligase RNF135, whose translation MAGPGSSSAIPVWLAEDDLSCIICHGLLAWPTTLACGHSFCYNCLMKMWGARGAGVAEHSWACPTCRKGAAQRPQLSKNTLLQYLVDKYSRAARELEEGWEPAGDHAHRASGGHAYSHAQEPDPQLRRCGEQPPMVGQKNTTEVAQELTELTGELVAIVKSLQRQRCLSGSGADNELSILDKTSLQTLFLASPEPVIPSASEGKTRNILQDLKEIQEKLQRILTWNAATKEQTQVDVLAVPSSSSCPLTGQNFPASRRASQWAIYPSFDLRTLSCSLEVSTDCRTVTVSHQLQSYLWTPERFSISQVLCSQALSSGQQYWEVDTSSCSHWAVGVASWSMNRNQRLGRTMDSWCIEWKGTGQFSAWTMNKKTDLDLDRPRVVGIWLDLELGKLAFYSVAKIKRFLFECEVSTSSCLHPAFWLYGLSPGNSLSIKQVET comes from the exons ATGGCTGGTCCGGGCTCCAGTTCGGCTATCCCGGTGTGGCTAGCCGAGGACGACCTGAGCTGCATCATCTGTCACGGGTTGCTAGCCTGGCCCACCACGCTGGCCTGCGGCCACAGCTTCTGCTACAACTGCCTGATGAAAATGTGGGGTGCCCGGGGTGCGGGCGTGGCTGAGCACTCTTGGGCCTGCCCCACGTGCCGCAAGGGCGCGGCGCAGCGGCCGCAGCTGAGCAAAAACACTCTGCTGCAGTACTTGGTGGACAAGTACAGCCGCGCCGCGCGGGAgctggaggaggggtgggagcCCGCTGGAGACCACGCCCACCGCGCAAGCGGCGGCCACGCCTACAGCCACGCCCAGGAGCCGGATCCCCAGCTCAGGCGCTGTGGAGAGCAGCCGCCG ATGGTGGGACAGAAGAACACCACAGAGGTCGCTCAGGAGCTGACAGAGCTGACTGGAGAGCTTGTAGCCATTGTCAAGAGCCTGCAGAGGCAGAGGTGCCTCTCTGGATCTGGAGCAGACAATGAATTGAGCATCCTGGACAAG ACTTCTCTACAAACCCTTTTCCTGGCTTCTCCAGAGCCAGTGATTCCCAGTGCATCTGAAGGAAAAACGAGAAATATTCTCCAAGATCTAAAAGAAATTcaggaaaaattacaaagaaTCCTCACATGGAATGCAGCTACCAAAGAACAAACACAGG TGGATGTGCTGGCAGTGCCATCTTCTTCCTCATGCCCACTGACTGGCCAGAACTTCCCAGCATCCAGGAGAGCCTCTCAGT GGGCCATCTATCCAAGCTTTGACTTGAGAACTCTCTCCTGTAGCCTGGAGGTATCTACAGATTGCCGGACAGTGACAGTGTCTCACCAGCTACAATCCTATCTCTGGACACCTGAGAGGTTTTCTATTAGCCAGGTCTTATGTTCCCAGGCCCTGTCTTCTGGGCAGCAGTACTGGGAAGTAGACACTAGTTCCTGTAGCCACTGGGCAGTTGGAGTGGCTTCCTGGAGCATGAACCGGAACCAGAGGCTGGGAAGGACTATGGACTCTTGGTGTATAGAGTGGAAGGGCACAGGCCAATTCTCTGCATGGACCATGAACAAAAAAACTGACCTGGACCTAGACCGGCCTAGGGTGGTAGGCATCTGGCTTGACCTTGAGCTAGGCAAGCTGGCCTTCTATTCAGTGGCCAAGATAAAGAGGTTTCTATTTGAGTGTGAGGTTTCTACCTCTTCTTGTCTGCACCCTGCCTTCTGGCTGTATGGTTTAAGTCCTGGAAACTCCCTGTCTATAAAGCAAGTAGAGACATAA